The following DNA comes from Curtobacterium sp. 9128.
CGTCCAGCCCGAGCCCTCCGAGGAATGCAGACGCGCCGGCACGTGCCGAACCGCGGTGGTCGAAGAGCGTCCCGTCCAGGTCGAACCCGACCGCTCGCAGCGTCCCCACCCCCACAGAGTAGGACCCGGATGGCAGAACGTTGCGCGGGAGCCTCGATACCGCGCGCGACGCCGCAGAATGCGCACGAATCCGCTGGAGATGGGCAACTTTCCGTCCGCCGCTTTTCCCTAGGCTCAGAAAAAGCACGTTCCACGCCGCACCGCAGCGGCCGACCCGATGACGGGAGGTTCGACATGTCGCAATTCGTCCAGAGGTTCACGCAGGACGCCATCGTCGGTGAGCCCGAGGTCGTCGAGGACCGCCTGGACGTGCACGAGGTCGCGGCACTTCCCGTGTGGCACCGCCTCAAGGACGCCGTCGTGTCGTTCCGATCCCTGCAGACGCAGGACGGCTCGATACCCGACCCGTCGGATCACCGGACCGCGTCCGGGTACCTGGCCACGATCCTCCCGGCCGTCGCCGAACTGGCACCGCGCTTTCCGCACGATGCGGCGTACCTCGCTGCATTGCAGCGCGACTTCTCGCGGTGGGAAGAGGAGGGTTTCGGCGTCCCGGACTTCCTGGACTCCCTGAACGCGTTCCAGCCGCAACAGCACCGGGTGGACGGACTCGGCCACCTCGTCGTGTTCCCGATGGTCACGCAGAACGGCAGTTCCTCGCGGCTCGTCGAAGCCGTCCTGGTCGAGGTCATCTGGCCCGATTTCATCGCGGAACTGGAAGCCGGCGACTACGACAACGCACTGTTCGTCGCACTCCGCTTCGTCGACTTCACCCCTGGGTACGACACGAACTCCGCGGTGCTGTTCCCCGAGACCGTGGCGATGCGGGAGATCCCCGCGTTCACATGGGGTGCGATCTTCCAGGACCGCGAAGCCGCACGCTACCGTCGGGTCGTCCGGGCCGCGGCGGACATCACGAAACTCGAGCTGCCTGCCGAAGCGGCCGCGATGCTCGACGACCAGGAACTCACGGAGCGCGTCTTCGTGATGTGGGACATCATCCACGACCGTTCCCACATGCGGGGCGACCTGCCGTTCGACCCGTTCATGATCAAGCAGCGGATGCCGTTCTTCCTCTACTCGCTCGAAGAACTCCGGTGCGACCTGACCGCGTTCCGTGAATCGGTGCGGCTGGATCGGGAACTCTCCGCGCGCCCAGAACTCAGCAGCGCAGAACTCGCAATCCGCGACCATGCGCGGCTCGTGCAGTACGCCGTCGTCTTCGACCGCATCTTCCGGTTCGCGATCACCGGCAGCCGCGTCCGGAACTACGACGGACTCGGCGGCCAGCTGCTCTTCGCGTGGATGCACCAGCACGACGTCCTGCACTGGACGGACACGCAGCTCACGATCGACTGGGACGAGGTGCCGGACGTCATCATCGCGCTCAGCGACCAGATCAACGAGCTGTACTGGCGCTCCATCGACCGGCCGAAGTCGGCGCACTGGCTCGCGGCCTACGAGATGCTGACCCGCACGCTCACGCCGCACCCGGCCTCCCGGTGGGCGCAGGGGCTGCCCGCCGAGACGCTCGCCGGACCGCCCAAGGGCTACACCGACGCGGTGCTCGACGACGAGTTCCCGCTGTCCATGTTCTACGAGGCGCTGAACAAGAAGATGGCCGCGGTCATCGCGTCGACGGCCGGCATCACCGGGGCTTCGTCCGTCGCACCCGCCGACGTCGCGGACGCCGCGTGAGGGCTGGGCCCATGGCCGGCCGCGTGGTGCTGATCGCAGGAGCGACCAGCGCCAGCGGCGCGGCCGTCGCGCGCGCACTCACCTCCGCCGGTGCGGCCGTCGTCGCCGTCGGCACGAGATCCGATGCACTGGAGGCACTGCGCACGTCCGTCCCGGGCGTCACCACCCACACGTGCGACCTCTCGGACCACGGTGCGGTCGTCTCGTTGGCCGCCGCGATCCACGATTCCGTCGGTCCGGTCGACGGGCTGGTCCACCTCGTCGGCGGCTGGCGCGGTGGTGGTGGCCTCGCGGGCCAGTCCGACGAGGACTGGGACTTCTTCGACCGGGGCTTCCGGACCCTGCGGAACACGACCAGGGTGTTCGACGACGACCTCGTCGCGTCGCCGGCCGGTCGGCTCGCGATCGTGTCGTCCACCGCGGTCGACTCCCCCACCGCCGGCGGCGCGAACTACGCCGCCGCCAAGGCCGCAGCCGACGCCTGGGTCCGTGCCGTGGCCCAGGGCTTCCGGAAGCGCGCGCCGCAGGCCGCAGCCGCGATCTTCGTCGTCCGGGCGCTCGACGGACTCGAGGAACGACTCGGCTACGAGGTCGTCCGGCTCTGGTCTGCCGCGCCCGCCGACGTGAACGGCGCTCGTCTCCCCATCTCCCCGTCGGCGCAGCCCCCTGCAGCCCAGCTCCCTGCCGCCCCGCTCCCTAGGATGAACCAGTGACCCTCCAACTCCACGACCTGGACCTGCGGGGCTTCGCCTCCGACAACTACGCCGGCGTCCACCCCGAGATCCTCGACGCGATCGCCGCGGCCAACCAGGGCCACCAGATCGCCTACGGCGAGGACGTCTACACGGCGCGGCTGCAGGAGGTCATCACGGCCCACTTCGGTGCGCAGGCCCAGGCGTTCCCGGTGTTCAACGGCACCGGTGCGAACGTCGTCGGGCTGCAGTCGATGCTGCCGCGGTGGGGCGCCGTCGTGTGCACCTCGACCGCCCACATCCACACCGACGAGGCCGGGGCGCCCGAGCGGGTCGGCGGCATGAAGCTCCTCACCGTCGATGCGCCAGACGGCAAGCTCACGCCCGAGCTGATCGACCGCGAGGCGTGGGGCTGGGGCGACGAACACCGTGCCCAGCCGCTCGTCGTCTCGATCACCCAGACCACCGAGCTCGGCACCGCGTACACCGTCGAGGAGATCCGGGCGATCGCGGACCACATCCACCCGCTCGGCATGACGCTGCACATGGACGGTGCCCGCATCTCCAACGCCGCCGCGACCCTCGGGCTCCCCCTCCGCGACTTCACCACCGACGCCGGTGTCGACGTGCTGAGCTTCGGCGGCACCAAGAACGGGATGCTCTACGGCGAGGCGATCGTCGTGCTGAACCCCGCCGCGTCCGAGGGGCTGCAGTACCTCCGCAAGATGAACATGCAGCTCTCGTCGAAGATGCGGTTCGTGTCGGCGCAGCTCATCGCGCTCCTCACCGACGACCTCTACCTCCGCTCGGCCTCGCACGCGAACGCCATGGCGCAGCGGCTCCGCGGTGCACTCGAGGCGGGGATCGCCGACGGCAGCATCCAGGGCGTCGGGTTCAGCCAGGAGACGCAGGCGAACGGGGTGTTCGCGACGCTGCCGGCAGGCGTGGCCGATCGGCTCCGCGAGCACTTCCGGTTCTACGACTGGGACGCCAGCCGGAACGAGGTGCGGTGGATGTGCTCGTTCGACACGTCGGAGCAGGACATCGACGCGTTCGTGGCGGCCCTCACGCGGGAGCTCGGCTGACGGGCGTCACCGATCAGTCCTGCGCCGTGGGTCGGATGATCACCTCGCCGACATCGACACCCGCCGGCTGGGCGATCGCGTAGGCGACGGCAGCCGCCACCGCGTCGGCGGGCATGGCGATCTCGGCCATCCGGGCCGCGAGGGCGGCGCGCTGCTCGGGGTCGTCCGTCTTCGTGACGCCCTCGGTGGCGGTGAAGCCGGGCGAGACGACCGTGACCCGGAGGTCGGGGCCGGCCTCTTGTCGCAGCGCTTCACTGAGGACCCGCACGGCGGTCTTGGTCGCCGCGTACACACCCTGCGCCGGCACGATGCGGTGCGCCGATGTCGAGGCCGTGTGCACGAAGTGCCCGAACCCCTGCTCGCGGAACACCGGCAGCGCTGCGGCGATCCCGTTGAGGACCCCGACCAGGTTGACGTCGACCATCTGCTGCCAGCCGTCGACGTCGAGGGCGTCGAACGGGGAGACCGCCATGCTGCCAGCGTTCTGGTGGAGCACGTCGAGGCGACCGAATCGGGACCGAGCCGACGCGACCAACGCGTGCAGCGCCTCCCGGCTGCGGACGTCGGTCTCGACCGCGACGGCTTCGCCGCCGGCCGCGGTGATCTGTTCGACGACGGACGCGAGCCGGTCGACGCGGCGGGCACCGAGCACGACCTTCGCGCCCGAGGCGGCGAGGCGGAGCGCTGTCGCCTCGCCGATACCGCTCGATGCTCCGGTGACGGCGACGACCTTGCCCTGGATTCCCTCCATGGTCTTCCCTTCGCTAGAGTGAAGCGGACGCTTGTCCGCTTCATCGAGGGAGACTACCGGACATATGTCCGCTTCGCAATCGCTCCGCCGCGCCGACGCTGAACGCAACCGCGCGCGACTCGTCGACGTCGCGCGGGAGGCGCTGCGCGTCGAACCAGCGACGACCATGCAATCGGTGGCGCGACTCGCCGGCGTCGGTCAGGGAACCATCTACCGTCATTTCCCCAGCCGGGAGGCCCTGCTCGCCGAGGTCTACCGCGAGGACTTCCAGGGACTGGTCGCGTCCGCACGCGCCTCGGCAGGATCGCCCGACCAGCGGACGGCACTCCGGTCCTGGCTCGACGAGCTCGCCGCCTTCGGGTACCAGAAGCACGCCCTGGCCGACGTCCTGGACGCGGCCACCCGTCAGCAGCTGCACGACGAGCAGTACGACGAGATCGTCGACGCGATCGCCAGCCTGCTCGACGCCGGAGTGCGCGCCGACGTCCTCCGTCCGGACGTGTCACCACCCGACCTGCTCGCACTCGTCGCGTTCCTCTGGCAGCTCGGGCCGTCGGCCGCCGACCGGGCACCGCACCTGCTCGACCTCGTCGTGGACGGACTGCGCGCCAGCCGCAACGCAACGTAGAATCCCGTGTGACCTCCGAGCATCCCGAGCCCAGCGGCATCCTCCCCGAGGACCTCCACGCCACCCTCCGGGTCCTCGAGCAGCTGCCGTCGATCGACGAGCGGCACCCCGACTTCGTGCGGGTTCGTCAGGCCACGGCGAAGATGTTCAAGGCGGTGAAGCGGGCCCACCGGCTCGAGAAGCGCGCGGTCATCGCGGAGGCCGACCGCCTGGTGATCGCCGCGACCGCGACCGGCGCCGCCGACCGCATCGACGACGAGACCCGCGGCGTCCCGATCAGTGCCTCGACCAGCGCCTCCACCGCCGGCACCCTGCTGAAGTCCCGCCCGTGCTACATGTGCAAGCAGCACTACACGGTGGTCGACGCGTTCTACCACCAGCTCTGCCCCTCGTGCGCTGCGATGAGCCACGCCAAGCGCGACGCCCGGACCGACCTGACGGGCAAGCGGGCGCTGCTCACGGGCGGACGCGCGAAGATCGGCATGTACATCGCGCTCCGACTCCTCCGCGACGGGGCCCACACCACCATCACGACGCGATTCCCCCGCGATGCGGTGCGCCGGTTCTCGAGCCTCCCCGACTCCGCCGAGTGGATCTCGCGACTCAAGGTCGTCGGCATCGACCTGCGCGACCCGGCCCAGGTCATCGGCCTCGCCGAGGACGTCGCCGCCGCTGGGCCCCTCGACATCCTGATCAACAACGCCACCCAGACCGTGCGCCGGTCGACCGGCGCGTACCAGCCCCTCGTCGACGCAGAACTCGCGCCGCTCCCCGACGGGCCGCTGCCCGAGCTCGTGACGTTCGGGCACACGAACGACCAGCACCCGCAGGCACTCGCCCGCTCCGTCACGGCGCACCCGATCCTCGCGGCCGCTGCTGCCCGCGCCGATGAACTCACCGAGCAGGCCATGGCCCCCGGCTCGAGCTCGCTCGAACGGCTCGCGATGGGGACCGCGATCGACGCCGGTGGTCTCGTCCCGGACCTGCACGACGTGAACTCCTGGACGCAGCACGTCAACGAGGTCGACCCGCTCGAGATGCTCGAGGTCCAGCTGGCCAACACCACGGCGCCGTTCATCCTGATCTCGAAGCTCCGCCCGTCCATGGCGGCGAGCGAGTCGAAGCGCACCTACGTGGTGAACGTCAGCGCCATGGAAGGCGTGTTCGGCCGCGCCTACAAGGGGCCCGGGCACCCGCACACGAACATGGCGAAGGCCGCCGTCAACATGCTGACGCGCACGAGTGCCCAGGAGATGTTCGAGACCGACGGCATCCTGATGACGAGCGTCGACACGGGGTGGATCACCGACGAGCGACCGCACCCCACGAAGGTCCGTCTGGCGGAAGAGGGCTTCCATGCGCCGCTCGACCTCGTCGACGGGGCTGCCCGTGTCTACGACCCGATCGTCCGCGGCGAAGCAGGCGACGACGTGTTCGGCGTCT
Coding sequences within:
- a CDS encoding TetR/AcrR family transcriptional regulator, with translation MQSVARLAGVGQGTIYRHFPSREALLAEVYREDFQGLVASARASAGSPDQRTALRSWLDELAAFGYQKHALADVLDAATRQQLHDEQYDEIVDAIASLLDAGVRADVLRPDVSPPDLLALVAFLWQLGPSAADRAPHLLDLVVDGLRASRNAT
- a CDS encoding SDR family oxidoreductase is translated as MTSEHPEPSGILPEDLHATLRVLEQLPSIDERHPDFVRVRQATAKMFKAVKRAHRLEKRAVIAEADRLVIAATATGAADRIDDETRGVPISASTSASTAGTLLKSRPCYMCKQHYTVVDAFYHQLCPSCAAMSHAKRDARTDLTGKRALLTGGRAKIGMYIALRLLRDGAHTTITTRFPRDAVRRFSSLPDSAEWISRLKVVGIDLRDPAQVIGLAEDVAAAGPLDILINNATQTVRRSTGAYQPLVDAELAPLPDGPLPELVTFGHTNDQHPQALARSVTAHPILAAAAARADELTEQAMAPGSSSLERLAMGTAIDAGGLVPDLHDVNSWTQHVNEVDPLEMLEVQLANTTAPFILISKLRPSMAASESKRTYVVNVSAMEGVFGRAYKGPGHPHTNMAKAAVNMLTRTSAQEMFETDGILMTSVDTGWITDERPHPTKVRLAEEGFHAPLDLVDGAARVYDPIVRGEAGDDVFGVFLKDYAPSSW
- a CDS encoding low specificity L-threonine aldolase; the encoded protein is MTLQLHDLDLRGFASDNYAGVHPEILDAIAAANQGHQIAYGEDVYTARLQEVITAHFGAQAQAFPVFNGTGANVVGLQSMLPRWGAVVCTSTAHIHTDEAGAPERVGGMKLLTVDAPDGKLTPELIDREAWGWGDEHRAQPLVVSITQTTELGTAYTVEEIRAIADHIHPLGMTLHMDGARISNAAATLGLPLRDFTTDAGVDVLSFGGTKNGMLYGEAIVVLNPAASEGLQYLRKMNMQLSSKMRFVSAQLIALLTDDLYLRSASHANAMAQRLRGALEAGIADGSIQGVGFSQETQANGVFATLPAGVADRLREHFRFYDWDASRNEVRWMCSFDTSEQDIDAFVAALTRELG
- a CDS encoding SDR family oxidoreductase, which encodes MEGIQGKVVAVTGASSGIGEATALRLAASGAKVVLGARRVDRLASVVEQITAAGGEAVAVETDVRSREALHALVASARSRFGRLDVLHQNAGSMAVSPFDALDVDGWQQMVDVNLVGVLNGIAAALPVFREQGFGHFVHTASTSAHRIVPAQGVYAATKTAVRVLSEALRQEAGPDLRVTVVSPGFTATEGVTKTDDPEQRAALAARMAEIAMPADAVAAAVAYAIAQPAGVDVGEVIIRPTAQD
- a CDS encoding DUF6421 family protein, producing the protein MSQFVQRFTQDAIVGEPEVVEDRLDVHEVAALPVWHRLKDAVVSFRSLQTQDGSIPDPSDHRTASGYLATILPAVAELAPRFPHDAAYLAALQRDFSRWEEEGFGVPDFLDSLNAFQPQQHRVDGLGHLVVFPMVTQNGSSSRLVEAVLVEVIWPDFIAELEAGDYDNALFVALRFVDFTPGYDTNSAVLFPETVAMREIPAFTWGAIFQDREAARYRRVVRAAADITKLELPAEAAAMLDDQELTERVFVMWDIIHDRSHMRGDLPFDPFMIKQRMPFFLYSLEELRCDLTAFRESVRLDRELSARPELSSAELAIRDHARLVQYAVVFDRIFRFAITGSRVRNYDGLGGQLLFAWMHQHDVLHWTDTQLTIDWDEVPDVIIALSDQINELYWRSIDRPKSAHWLAAYEMLTRTLTPHPASRWAQGLPAETLAGPPKGYTDAVLDDEFPLSMFYEALNKKMAAVIASTAGITGASSVAPADVADAA
- a CDS encoding SDR family NAD(P)-dependent oxidoreductase; translation: MAGRVVLIAGATSASGAAVARALTSAGAAVVAVGTRSDALEALRTSVPGVTTHTCDLSDHGAVVSLAAAIHDSVGPVDGLVHLVGGWRGGGGLAGQSDEDWDFFDRGFRTLRNTTRVFDDDLVASPAGRLAIVSSTAVDSPTAGGANYAAAKAAADAWVRAVAQGFRKRAPQAAAAIFVVRALDGLEERLGYEVVRLWSAAPADVNGARLPISPSAQPPAAQLPAAPLPRMNQ